The genomic region TAATGTGTGATTTTATACGCCAGCATACAAACAAATACATGCCCTCGCACGCTTTCTTCTTTTCGGACATGAATAGGATGTATCCTCAATAACCCAGTTTTTATTATCTCAAATGCATGTTCGACCTTTGTTAAATCTTTGTAGCGGGCATGGGCATCTTCTTTGCTTAAATCTTTTTTCGGCACATCAGTCTTTATCACATAACATCCGGCTAATCTTAAAACTTCCTCTTTGGCTCCCTCATTAATCTTAACCCTGAATCCTTGATCGTATTCAAGCGTAATTATCTTTGATAATTGCCTCTTCTCAATCTCTGCATTAAGATTCTTTTGGGCTATCTCTCTCTTCGCCTTCTTATGCTTGTCCAAATATTCATTCTTTGCCCCTACTACCTTTTCTATATATTTAATCCTTTCCTCAAGATTCCTCCTTATCTCTTCTGCTCTCATAGGATTCTTACGCAGTATGTAACGTATCCCTTCATTCTCTACCTCGCATAAGCTATTATCAAACATATCAAGCTGGATTATCTCATCGTTTATCAGTCCTTCTATCTGCGGTTTGGTTATCGCCGTTATATAATTCCATCTATCAGGCTCTTTGGTTATCTCTTCTATCTGTTGTGATTTTAACATCCCTCTATCCCCTACAAATACTATCCGTTTAGTCCCATAATGCTCCCTTATCTTCTTTAACTGCTCAATCACAGTCTTATGATCACTTGTATTCCCTTTAAATACCTCCACTGTTAATGGATCTCCATCCTTATCTGTCAACAACCCTATCGCTATTACCTTCTTCCCTTTAACACCACCAGCCATCCTCCCATATTCTGCCAGCTCGTTCTGCTCCCCTTCCACATATTCTTTCGTCACATCATATAGAAAAAGTGAGTTTAATTCTTCAGGCCTTTCTTTTATCCTTCTCTGCCAAAGTTTGTCTTCAATCTTCCCTTGATTCTTGCTTAACCAGGCAAGCGTCTCATATAAATCGTCCTCGTCAAACCTTTCCTTGAATCCTAATACCTCTTCTATCGCCTCATCCTTTACCCAATAATTAGCTATGTGCCATCTGGACTTCTGCGTGATTATCATACCTGCTATCATTATCATTGTCAGTATCCCTGTTTTACCTCTGCCTAATACTTCCCTAATCCCTAACCGCTTAGCTATCTCAACTATAACCTTTAAAGCTCCATAGGCTTTGCCTTGCTTCTCAATAAAACCGTTTATCTCCTGGAGTTCTTTAACATTTCCGCCTTTAAGGGCAAATTCAATTGCCTCTATCACCTGTTCAGGCCATTTGGTGATATTGGCTAAGGTCTGGTGAATAACCTTTTTCCCTTGGCGGACACTTTTTTGAATAAGCACGGTCAGGTATTTCTTATGTTTATGCTCCCGATAGATTCTGGACACATACATAATGATTATATAATAACATATTAATTAAATTTTGTCAAGCATTTTTTTAAAAAATAATAAAATTTTTTAAAAAAATATTCGTATGCACGCTTTTAAGGTTTAAAACTTGCCTATCCCCTTGATTATTAAAAGGTTAGCACCATTTTATGGTCCATCTTTGAGGGGAAGTTCCGTTATATTAGCTAATGCTCTTGCTGTATCCCTTCGAACCTGTTCATTCTCATCCTTCAACGCCTCTATCAATGGCTCGACCGCTTTTTTCGCCTTTATCTCTCCTAACATCTCAATAGCAAATATATTCCTATGAGCTGGTATTATACCCCTAAATCCTTCAACCTCTAATGAACCTCCAGTGGCTGCCTCTATTAATGCATC from bacterium harbors:
- a CDS encoding IS1634 family transposase, whose amino-acid sequence is MLIQKSVRQGKKVIHQTLANITKWPEQVIEAIEFALKGGNVKELQEINGFIEKQGKAYGALKVIVEIAKRLGIREVLGRGKTGILTMIMIAGMIITQKSRWHIANYWVKDEAIEEVLGFKERFDEDDLYETLAWLSKNQGKIEDKLWQRRIKERPEELNSLFLYDVTKEYVEGEQNELAEYGRMAGGVKGKKVIAIGLLTDKDGDPLTVEVFKGNTSDHKTVIEQLKKIREHYGTKRIVFVGDRGMLKSQQIEEITKEPDRWNYITAITKPQIEGLINDEIIQLDMFDNSLCEVENEGIRYILRKNPMRAEEIRRNLEERIKYIEKVVGAKNEYLDKHKKAKREIAQKNLNAEIEKRQLSKIITLEYDQGFRVKINEGAKEEVLRLAGCYVIKTDVPKKDLSKEDAHARYKDLTKVEHAFEIIKTGLLRIHPIHVRKEESVRGHVFVCMLAYKITHYIESKLKDSGYPLRYIIETLDKIQYRELIFKSHTLKKLPDILSEDQTAILNGLGIKTPFQL
- a CDS encoding HEAT repeat domain-containing protein; this translates as MANVYDHITDENEKERIVDALIEAATGGSLEVEGFRGIIPAHRNIFAIEMLGEIKAKKAVEPLIEALKDENEQVRRDTARALANITELPLKDGP